In Fusarium oxysporum Fo47 chromosome XI, complete sequence, the following are encoded in one genomic region:
- a CDS encoding concanavalin A-like lectin/glucanase domain-containing protein: MSLGCNSTPIRSSGSYLASTSHANSTEDLVRPSLAAQSSTQSSLRKRFPPRPYFHSRRVKKGTVEKPYLAVKDPRGIWITVIPALGIVVGLAAIALLSWSGYRSVDKHEYCKVFTDDFSNGFNSTIWNKQVEVGGYGNGEFALTTDTDENVFVRDGQLIIKPTLQTDKFLSETTKINLTAYGTCSSTTTQDCVQVVNLTAGEIVAPIKSGRITTKNFGVIRYGRVEIVAKLAAGDWLLSQLTMFPAKDYYGAWPASGEIDIGIVRGNNYTYDNGRGNQQVSTQLHWGLDTSTDRWQSTSGARNALLTTFNRDFHTFGLEWSDKYLFTWLDHRIAQVTYVKFNHPFYQHGGFHQALTNGSQISDPWDGPGTSNATPFDRPFYLIIALAVGGTSGWFPDDVYGKPWVNDAISPRRDFWNAKDRWYPTWEKNNGGEMVIKSVSMWQQCDRAATDLSHFSTS, encoded by the exons ATGTCGCTAGGTTGTAACAGTACTCCGATTAGATCCTCTGGATCTTATCTCGCCTCTACAAGCCATGCAAACTCCACGGAAGACTTGGTCAGACCGAGCCTTGCAGCTCAAAGTTCAACACAGTCTTCACTCAGGAAGAGATTCCCCCCGCGTCCCTATTTCCATTCCCGCCGGGTCAAAAAGGGCACTGTCGAGAAACCATACCTTGCGGTAAAGGACCCTCGAGGCATATGGATTACAGTCATCCCTGCGCTGGGCATCGTGGTCGGACTGGCTGCCATAGCGCTTCTATCCTGGTCCGGCTATAGATCAGTCGATAAACATGAATACTGCAAGGTCTTCACGGATGACTTTTCTAATGGCTTCAACTCTACGATATGGAACAAACAGGTAGAGGTCGGAGGATACGG AAATGGCGAGTTTGCGCTGACGACAGACACGGATGAAAACGTATTCGTCCGCGATGGTCAACTTATCATCAAACCCACCCTACAAACAGATAAATTCCTTTCAGAAACAACCAAGATAAACCTAACTGCTTACGGGACCTGCTCCTCTACAACAACGCAAGACTGCGTTCAAGTCGTAAACCTCACCGCGGGAGAAATCGTCGCGCCGATCAAGTCCGGGAGGATCACGACCAAGAACTTTGGTGTTATACGATACGGTCGAGTCGAGATCGTCGCCAAGCTCGCCGCAGGAGATTGGCTCCTCTCGCAGCTCACGATGTTCCCAGCCAAGGACTACTACGGCGCATGGCCTGCTTCTGGCGAGATTGATATTGGGATAGTTCGGGGGAATAATTACACATATGACAATGGACGGGGGAACCAGCAGGTGTCGACTCAGCTGCACTGGGGTCTTGATACCAGCACTGATCGATGGCAGAGCACTTCCGGGGCGAGAAATGCGCTACTCACGACATTCAATCGAGACTTTCATACATTTGGACTAGAGTGGTCAGACAAGTATCTCTTCACCTGGCTGGACCACCGCATCGCACAGGTCACGTACGTCAAGTTCAATCACCCATTTTATCAGCACGGAGGCTTCCACCAAGCGCTTACCAACGGGTCCCAGATCTCAGATCCGTGGGATGGGCCGGGCACCAGTAATGCGACCCCCTTCGACCGGCCGTTCTACCTGATCATCGCGCTGGCTGTCGGGGGCACCTCGGGCTGGTTCCCGGACGATGTGTATGGTAAGCCCTGGGTGAATGATGCGATCTCCCCGAGGAGGGATTTCTGGAATGCGAAGGATCGGTGGTATCCGACATGGGAGAAGAATAATGGCGGGGAGATGGTGATTAAGAGTGTTTCTATGTGGCAGCAGTGTGACCGCGCTGCTACTGATTTATCGCATTTCTCAACAAGTTAG
- a CDS encoding glycosyl hydrolase catalytic core-domain-containing protein, whose amino-acid sequence MLVQSSLVALALFATSCIAISKNFYPSSKRGLIYIPNSEFPSDDKVWVQKHSDLTWYYNYKMHPSPAYENNTALQFVPMLWGAPDGFDDTTFLEKVTAQIIGGRNITYVMGFNEPDNSMANGGSDMKPKDAARYWVKQLEPLRKLGVSLGAPAVTGAPSGFTWLAEFVEACKGNCTFDFIPIHWYGSFDGMASHIAGVLDVFPNKKIWVTEFALDFSSLAATQDYFQTSVKYLDGNKNVTHYSYFGSFRSFTSNVGYNVSMLNSHGQLTDIGSWYLGGDAMGVIPGDNVVKPNVTAAKPSTSTYVVPALVTEDSDSLGLMNRPSIPYLGILCPLLALYITL is encoded by the exons ATGCTCGTACAATCCTCACTCGTGGCTTTGGCCCTCTTCGCAACCTCATGCATCGCCATATCAAAAAACTTCTACCCTTCCTCAAAACGAGGCCTCATCTACATCCCAAACTCCGAATTTCCCAGCGATGACAAAGTCTGGGTGCAGAAGCACTCAGATCTAACATGGTACTACAACTACAAAATGCATCCTAGCCCCGCCTACGAGAACAACACCGCTCTCCAGTTCGTGCCCATGCTCTGGGGAGCCCCCGATGGCTTCGACGACACCACCTTTCTAGAAAAAGTCACAGCGCAAATCATCGGCGGCCGAAACATCACTTACGTCATGGGCTTCAACGAGCCTGACAACTCAATGGCCAACGGCGGCAGCGACATGAAGCCAAAAGACGCAGCAAGGTACTGGGTCAAGCAGCTCGAGCCTCTGAGAAAGCTGGGCGTGTCTCTTGGTGCGCCTGCGGTGACGGGCGCTCCGTCGGGGTTTACGTGGCTTGCCGAGTTCGTCGAGGCTTGTAAGGGCAACTGCACGTTTGATTTTATCCCGATACATTGGTACGGAAGCTTTGACGGCATGGCGAGTCATATTGCTGGTGTGTTGGATGTTTTTCCGAATAAGAAGATCTGGGTTACCGAGTTTGCTCTGGACTTTTCGTCTTTGGCTGCGACGCAGGACTACTTCCAGACGTCGGTGAAATATCTTGATGGAAACAA AAACGTCACTCACTATTCTTACTTTGGTTCTTTCCGCTCATTCACATCTAATGTTGGGTATAATGTATCAATGCTTAATTCACATGGGCAGTTAACGGATATAGGAAGCTGGTACCTAGGGGGCGATGCGATGGGAGTTATACCAGGCGACAATGTTGTCAAGCCTAATGTAACGGCTGCCAAACCGTCTACCTCTACGTATGTTGTTCCAGCGTTGGTCACGGAGGACAGTGACTCGCTGGGTCTGATGAATCGGCCTTCTATACCCTATCTTGGGATACTCTGTCCGCTTCTGGCTTTGTATATTACTTTGTAG
- a CDS encoding glycosyl transferase family group 2-domain-containing protein, producing the protein MIDMIDSGTSRRSVSMSGASANGPLGHVPGLSLGTSTPVPVVAIIGDKGSGKTSLFEALSGLSLHGSRLSSTKFPIHAYFTHTSRAGTTLKSRIKPGKVDGQNKELSEHLQSFEVNYEGDLAAVNLPHIVRQATNHMQVATAFSDEKEQEEQQVSDNVLVIEIAGPDLFSMEIVDTPGLSSSPTVDDAQELTRALILDLVKQPNTIILAVVDATNDMSSQEGPWLARAADVTGNRTVAVVTKCDLVPLEERRFDTDQSRVLRAMRNKERHLGHPWFATRSLSCNERDQDCTLETRNSIEGSLFSEKEWAVLKRRRRVGALALRDHLKTRVNVMLRGSIDLLTTLLNTPAHSVAPIHTANTDKVQPTDVYATSQETVVADADLEFASDAPRPTPLLNAVIVALTVAICLCLIALGCSTMAMEIASEGGWTRLFLLITAVPQIILSLFFCQAIVVTTFQMIGPVTQLKVNSKFYSAKRTRRLDGTKVLLPHVTIQCPVYKEGLEGVIRPTVRSLSAAIRNYESFGGTASIFINDDGMQLVSPEEADERRMFYKENNIGWVARPAHNANGEGISKFIRRGKFKKASNMNYALGISLKVEDKLVQIVRDEHWTQADESAAYQRCLDEVLSEELGRAWIGGDIRVGDYLLLVDSDTRVPTDCLIDAVSELEASPRVAILQFTSGVMNVTTSYFESGITFFTNLIYTAIAYAVANGDVSPFVGHNAFIRWSALQEVGSQDDGIICNEKDPNATTPYEKFWSESHVSEDFDVSLRLQTLGYHIRLATYCGDGFKEGVSLTVYDELARWQKYAYGCSELLFYPMKDWWRYGIFTPLFKRFIMSNMPLGSKITIMSYIGTYYAIGYSWIGSLLNYFLIGWLNGELDHYYMSSWRVWVALVVVFSIAGNITLALIRYRSQQVSLLRELWTCFKWVALMFVFLGGISMHVCKAILCHMLSIDIGWGATSKEYYYRGLQVCIHLLPGSDSADDLWRLCLSLFMEDQ; encoded by the exons ATGATAGACATGATAGATTCTGGAACAAGTCGAAGATCAGTCAGCATGTCAGGGGCTTCAGCTAATGGGCCACTTGGCCATGTCCCTGGCTTGTCACTCGGCACGTCGACACCTGTCCCTGTT GTAGCCATCATCGGAGACAAAGGCTCTGGGAAGACATCTTTGTTTGAAGCTCTTTCTGGCTTATCTCTCCATGGCTCCAGACTCTCGTCAACAAAATTCCCCATTCATGCCTACTTTACGCACACAAGCCGGGCAGGGACAACGTTAAAGTCACGTATAAAACCAGGGAAAGTTGATGGGCAGAATAAGGAACTTTCAGAACACTTGCAGAGTTTCGAGGTAAATTATGAGGGAGACCTTGCAGCTGTTAATCTTCCTCATATTGTCCGCCAG GCAACGAATCACATGCAAGTCGCAACGGCGTTCTCTGACGAaaaggaacaagaagagcaacaagTATCCGACAATGTCCTTGTCATTGAGATTGCAGGCCCAGACCTTTTCAGCATGGAAATCGTCGATACCCCTGGGCTCTCATCTA GCCCGACGGTTGATGACGCACAAGAACTCACAAGAGCTCTCATCTTGGATCTTGTCAAGCAGCCCAACACCATTATCCT AGCTGTGGTTGACGCAACGAATGATATGAGCAGTCAGGAGGGCCCGTGGCTTGCGCGAGCAGCTGACGTGACAGGAAATCGGACCGTCGCAGTCGTAACCAAGTGCGATCTTGTACCCCTAGAAGAGAGAAGATTT GACACTGATCAATCTAGGGTCCTGAGAGCTATGCGTAACAAGGAACGTCATCTTGGTCATCCCTGGTTCGCTACCAGAAGTCTCTCATGCAATGAACGCGATCAAGACTGTACCCTCGAGACGCGGAATTCCATTGAGGGCTCATTATTTTCAGAAAAAGAATGGGCTGTTCTAAAGCGCAGGCGGCGTGTGGGGGCTTTAGCTCTAAGGGACCACCTCAAGACTAGGGTGAACGTCATGCTTCGGGGCAGTATAGACCTGCTGACGACGTTACTCAACACTCCAGCGCATTCGGTTGCACCGATACACACCGCCAACACAGACAAAGTACAGCCAACCGATGTCTACGCAACGTCACAAGAGACTGTGGTGGCAGATGCGGATCTGGAATTCGCTTCCGATGCGCCGCGGCCCACGCCGCTGCTCAACGCCGTCATCGTCGCGTTGACTGTTGCCATATGTCTCTGTCTGATAGCGCTTGGCTGTAGCACAATGGCAATGGAGATTGCGAGTGAAGGAGGTTGGACTCGTTTGTTTCTTCTGATAACGGCTGTTCCCCAGATTATCTTGAGCTTG TTCTTCTGCCAAGCTATCGTCGTGACCACCTTCCAGATGATTGGCCCTGTCACGCAACTAAAAGTCAACTCCAAGTTTTACTCCGCAAAGCGAACGAGGCGCCTTGATGGAACGAAAGTACTATTGCCTCACGTCACCATCCAATGTCCAGTGTACAAAGAAGGCCTTGAGGGTGTAATTCGGCCAACGGTACGGTCCCTCTCCGCCGCCATCAGGAATTATGAATCTTTCGGTGGCACAGCAAGTatcttcatcaacgacgACGGGATGCAGCTGGTGTCCCCAGAAGAGGCCGATGAACGACGCATGTTCTACAAGGAGAACAATATTGGCTGGGTCGCCCGGCCAGCGCATAATGCCAACGGCGAAGGGATAAGTAAATTCATACGCCGCggcaagttcaagaaagCATCGAACATGAATTATGCACTCGGCATTAGTCTCAAAGTAGAGGACAAGCTGGTCCAGATCGTCCGCGATGAGCACTGGACACAGGCAGACGAGAGTGCAGCGTATCAGCGATGCTTGGATGAAGTTCTGTCTGAAGAGCTAGGCCGCGCTTGGATAGGTGGTGACATCCGAGTCGGCGACTACCTACTCCTCGTCGACTCCGACACCCGCGTCCCAACAGACTGTCTAATCGACGCCGTCAGCGAGCTCGAAGCCTCACCCAGAGTAGCCATCCTGCAGTTCACATCTGGCGTCATGAACGTCACAACAAGCTACTTCGAAAGCGGCATCACTTTCTTCACCAACCTCATCTACACAGCAATAGCCTACGCAGTTGCCAACGGTGATGTCTCCCCGTTCGTCGGTCATAATGCCTTCATTCGCTGGTCTGCGCTACAAGAGGTCGGCTCCCAGGACGATGGCATTATATGCAACGAGAAGGACCCAAACGCAACAACACCGTACGAGAAGTTCTGGTCCGAGTCTCACGTGTCGGAAGACTTTGATGTTTCACTCCGGCTGCAAACTCTGGGGTATCATATTCGCCTGGCGACTTATTgcggtgatggcttcaaagAAGGCGTTTCACTCACTGTGTACGACGAGTTGGCCCGGTGGCAAAAGTATGCGTATGGCTGTAGCGAGCTCCTCTTCTATCCCATGAAAGACTGGTGGAGATATGGTATCTTCACTCCGCTATTCAAACGCTTTATTATGTCGAATATGCCACTAGGGTCTAAGATTACGATTATGTCCTACATCGGCACATATTACGCCATCGGTTATTCATGGATTGGTTCGCTGCTAAACTACTTCCTCATTGGATGGCTCAACGGAGAGCTTGACCACTACTACATGAGCAGCTGGCGTGTCTGGGTTGCTCTTGTCGTTGTCTTCTCTATAGCGGGCAACATCACGCTCGCTCTGATACGATACCGCTCTCAGCAGGTCAGCTTGCTGAGGGAGCTCTGGACATGCTTCAAATGGGTAGCTCTCATGTTTGTTTTTCTGGGCGGCATATCGATGCATGTCTGCAAGGCGATTCTCTGTCACATGCTGTCTATTGACATTGGCTGGGGCGCTACATCGAAAGAG tattattatcGCGGGCTTCAAGTATGTATTCATCTTTTGCCTGGCAGTGACAGCGCTGATGATCTGTGGCGTCTATGCCTTTCCTTATTTATGGAGGATCAATGA